Proteins from one Tetrapisispora phaffii CBS 4417 chromosome 8, complete genome genomic window:
- the PHO81 gene encoding Pho81p (similar to Saccharomyces cerevisiae PHO81 (YGR233C); ancestral locus Anc_5.96): MKFGKHLEARQIEIPEHNGYFIDYKSLKKLIKQLAFTSVKPTDESNAVDELADTEDNNIDGMNSFDESIIYKRLQENQSSFFFKLERELEKVNSYYLEKELNLHIKYDILQKKFDKYKNRGKLTSKDTTSYKIFLGGIKKFQKDLDNLEQYVKLNRTGFLKVLKKWDKRSHSQQKEFYFATVISVQPIFTKNDISVLNDSILTLLITLDEICSQSYANPNGSNMTRNSIRGSVDHEGIASLMRDTKKNDTVNTVHDELTDRHSPINVVNNQITDDTNNLQLANFDYEMEIESEIEDWYKELIYIDKIKDETRKKNMLTSFFDNKIKYNVEQLNKNNEVDLNIKFRDSTSKLFSLLIDSELSDDALQTFYESVKLHIDLAYFDESDVVFSRRNILHESARCMAHSRHFILQEAFKRLPTEVFRKLLNAKDSHLRIPLHYASEFGKLEFVKLIIASQLLNSVDDLDNNSHTPMSLAIINNHNDIVKTLLLEGNAKPSPESDESSNPQFAPLIIACESNNYDAAKLLLQIGSIEVNKTTDYIGLGCLHIVAKRGGSKELIKLLISNGADANGIDEFNKWTPLIYAVQEGHSHVVTELLDNGADAEITDENDRGPLFYAIWEGHINVLNLILKKLNSSDIRKRVPSTNGTVASNTIKLDDDFDEIPDFALPPPIIPLRKYGHNFLEKKTFVKIILKSNQDFIKFNQDDGVLSLQPGRITLTSNSPESFPRNIILPIKEEEDSEIIFQVDSFEKFNVDFEIYPSYGTRLLAKTTVIPNMLNLQSLDGTGTASMPLFDYKLKYIGTLTVDYQIIFPCNIVKPLDISKYETYWKSTTSDNTINNSIHEFVTSSSLKGSYLSVKVSSLRDGTVVVTPSVYLLVGGVNIFMLDLDKEQLERIIGYDIEKIPEFNNSNDLKHYLKDKVVTLEKLLATSSSSIQLDIQVAYPTEQEFGKVLLSGTKVVDLNSYIDTVLLTTFEHIRDLRHSGKSLRSIMFSSCNIQACSIINWKQPNFAVIFIINSLYKLNNEFIMDTAHRLRTIMPKFDTVLDKDDGYYCIHEKIKLSANNNLLGIVIPNEILQISPQLAEIIRANGLLLISSNVDHSESVSIDDNINGVLVDSELEFSRIN, translated from the coding sequence ATGAAGTTTGGTAAACATTTAGAAGCCAGGCAAATTGAGATTCCTGAACATAATGGTTATTTCATAGATTATAAGAGTTTGAAGAAACttataaaacaattagCATTTACCAGTGTGAAACCAACTGATGAATCAAATGCAGTTGATGAACTTGCTGATACAGAAGATAATAACATAGATGGAATGAATTCGTTTGATGAATccattatttacaaaagattacaagaaaatcaatcatcattttttttcaaattagAGAgagaattagaaaaagtTAATTCATACTATTtggaaaaagaattaaatttgCATATTAAATACgatattttacaaaaaaaatttgataaatataagaatCGTGGTAAATTAACATCAAAAGATACTACATcctataaaatatttctgggtggtattaaaaaatttcaaaaagatttagataatttGGAACAATACGTTAAGTTAAATAGAACAGGTTTCTTAaaagtattaaaaaaatggGATAAAAGGTCGCACTCACAACAAAAggaattttattttgcaACAGTCATTTCTGTTCAACCTATATTCacaaaaaatgatatttcagTATTGAATGATTCAATACTAACATTATTAATCACTTTAGATGAAATATGCAGTCAATCTTATGCAAACCCAAATGGTTCAAATATGACTAGAAATTCAATAAGAGGATCTGTAGATCATGAAGGAATAGCTTCGTTAATGAGAGatacaaagaaaaatgataCGGTTAACACGGTGCATGATGAACTGACTGACAGACATAGTCCGATTAATGTAGttaataatcaaataacaGATGATACAAACAATTTACAGTTAGCTAATTTTGATTATGAAATGGAAATTGAATCGGAAATCGAAGATTGGtataaagaattaatttacatagataaaattaaagatgaaacaaggaagaaaaatatgttaacatcattttttgataataaaattaaatataatgttgaacaattgaataaaaataatgaagttgatctaaatattaaatttcgTGATTCAACATCAAAACTATTTAGTTTATTGATCGATAGTGAACTATCAGATGATGCACTACAGACTTTTTATGAATCAGTGAAGTTACACATTGATTTAGCCTATTTCGATGAAAGTGATGTAGTTTTTTccagaagaaatattttacatgAGTCTGCTAGATGCATGGCACACTCTAGACATTTCATTTTACAAGAAGCTTTTAAAAGGTTACCTACGGAGGTCTTTCGTAAACTGCTTAATGCTAAAGATTCTCATCTTAGAATACCTTTACATTATGCATCCGAATTTGGAAAACTTGAGTTTGTCAAGCTTATAATAGCATcacaattattaaattctgTTGACgatttagataataattCCCATACCCCAATGAGTTTAGCCATAATAAATAACCACAATGATATCGTCAAAACTCTCCTTTTGGAAGGTAATGCAAAACCATCACCAGAATCAGATGAAAGCTCAAATCCTCAGTTTGCACCATTGATTATTGCATGCGAATCTAACAATTACGACGCAGCAAAGTTACTATTACAAATTGGGTCAATTGAGGTAAATAAAACTACAGATTACATAGGTTTAGGATGTCTACATATAGTGGCAAAAAGAGGTGGGAGCAAAGAATTGATCAAATTGTTAATTTCGAATGGAGCTGATGCAAATGGAattgatgaatttaataaatggaCCCCGTTAATATATGCAGTTCAAGAAGGGCATAGCCACGTTGTAACAGAATTACTTGATAATGGCGCAGATGCAGAAATTACCGATGAGAATGATAGAGGACCTTTATTTTATGCCATCTGGGAAGGTCAtattaatgttttaaatttaattttaaaaaaactgAATTCATCGGATATCCGTAAAAGAGTGCCATCAACTAATGGCACTGTAGCATCAAATACCATTAAATTAGATGATGATTTCGATGAAATACCTGATTTTGCATTGCCTCCGCCTATTATTCCTTTGAGAAAATATGGTCATAATTTTTTGGAAAAGAAAACttttgtaaaaataattttaaaatctaatcaagattttattaaatttaaccAAGATGATGGTGTACTTTCGCTTCAACCTGGGAGAATTACATTGACATCTAACTCTCCTGAATCATTTCCACgtaatattatattgcCCATCAAGGAAGAAGAGGACAGTGAGATTATTTTCCAAGTCGATTCCTTTGAAAAGTTTAATGtagattttgaaatttacCCATCCTATGGTACGAGACTTCTTGCAAAGACAACCGTTATACCAAATATGTTGAACCTTCAATCATTAGATGGTACAGGAACTGCATCAATGCCACtatttgattataaattgaaatatattggGACTCTAACCGTCGATTACCAGATAATCTTTCCTTGTAATATTGTGAAACCATTGGATATATCAAAATACGAGACATATTGGAAATCCACTACTAGCGACAATACTATTAACAATTCTATTCACGAGTTTGTTACAAGTTCCTCTTTAAAAGGTAGTTATCTTTCGGTCAAAGTATCTTCTTTAAGAGATGGTACTGTTGTGGTAACTCCTTCAGTTTATCTGTTGGTGGGTGgtgttaatatatttatgcTAGATCTTGACAAGGAACAATTAGAGAGAATTATCGGTTATGATATAGAAAAGATTCCTGAGTTTAATAATTCGAATGATTTGAAACATTATCTTAAGGACAAAGTTGTAACATTAGAGAAATTACTGGCCACCTCGTCCTCTTCCATTCAATTAGATATACAAGTTGCATATCCAACTGAACAAGAATTTGGTAAAGTCCTACTGAGTGGGACTAAAGTTGTTGACTTGAATTCCTATATAGACACAGTTCTTCTAACAACCTTCGAGCATATTAGAGATTTGCGACATTCTGGTAAATCACTAAGATCTATTATGTTCAGTTCATGCAACATCCAAGCATGctctattattaattggAAACAACCAAATTTTGCagttatattcattataaattcattatacaAGCTAAACAATGAATTTATAATGGATACTGCCCATAGATTAAGAACCATTATGCCAAAATTTGATACTGTTCTAGATAAAGATGATGGATATTATTGCATCcatgaaaaaataaaactatctgctaataataatttattaggTATAGTCATTCCAAATGAGATATTACAAATTTCTCCTCAACTGGCAGAGATAATAAGAGCGAACGGATTACTATTAATAAGTTCAAACGTTGATCATTCTGAAAGTGTCTCAATTGATGACAACATCAATGGTGTTTTGGTTGATTCCGAGTTAGAGTTTAGcagaattaattaa
- the TPHA0H01080 gene encoding uncharacterized protein (similar to Saccharomyces cerevisiae KEL2 (YGR238C) and KEL1 (YHR158C); ancestral locus Anc_5.88), with product MKTEQKIASSLNHSIEEDYSPWSKINVKGTPFPRYRHITSSYIYPSNDLYINGGLFESDVYGDTWKLNIKENYNENDLERWHYSCNIIDIMGTTPPPRVGHAATLCGNALIVFGGDTHKVNVSNGLMDDDLYFLNLDTTKWTIPSPKGIRPLGRYGHKISVINSNLYLFGGQFDETYFNDLVKFDLLNFKDANSQWEFIKPKGFIPPPLSNFSMCTFENKLYVFGGDTYQVLTNETFVYDPELNEWSILETFGQEDTNKPPPIQEHAGIIYKHLMCVVGGKDSNDNYLNSVYFLNLISKKWFKLPEFNDTAMLGRSGHSVSLLKNNKLLILGGDKSDWVKQTESGELEISNTDNNEGVFIHILDIAKLNKLCPGIYDHSNLDIENVSKSTLINEIHNESTFPNIFTPIINSEKETSTEQFEEPNNSISRTSLPSSTITPSTNNTNTATIKKHQRALSDLTKITSPIPNSPVPQLAHDRKFGSPNGAIDSTDIPLNNTEMPKVVMISKQFKENGNSFRESQYSGHSMRTSMLRLSSNIEEEIDFDAYMESTNHSQDVLTFPAIGDENHPPSSDNRNAYYSNEQLTEEVLQENLNLKVSPKLNNIESSKDLLEVRSEAVSQNDANISQSSEIDETPKERELKQLLRSKLLDAKELNKIIELQNKKLLEASKLKAKINLLKVENQTLKYENDTLKNAINSDVQDKELFTHTKAYSEQLENLENFISNTKASPISLLEPRTSIVKSSDFETPKLPTSSVLNNQPSSAISKLSDRLDDILLESQELKNRTSLYNEDINIQLTNVNDLETELELVRKERDYYKNELSHLQGQHH from the coding sequence ATGAAAACTGAACAAAAAATAGCATCTTCTTTAAACCATTCGATTGAGGAAGATTATAGCCCATGGTCAAAAATCAATGTCAAAGGTACTCCTTTCCCAAGGTATAGACATATAACTTCGTCTTATATTTATCCGAGCAATGATCTATATATCAATGGTGGTCTATTCGAATCAGATGTCTATGGTGACACTtggaaattaaatataaaagaaaattataatgaaaatgatttagaGAGGTGGCATTATTCATGTAACATAATAGACATCATGGGAACCACTCCTCCTCCAAGAGTAGGCCATGCAGCTACATTATGTGGTAATGCTTTGATTGTTTTTGGTGGTGACACTCATAAAGTTAATGTAAGTAATGGGTTAATGGACGATGATTTGTACTTTTTGAATCTAGACACAACGAAATGGACTATCCCAAGTCCAAAAGGTATTAGGCCGCTAGGAAGATATGGTCATAAAATTTCGGtgattaattcaaatttatatttattcgGTGGTCAATTTGATGAAActtattttaatgatttagTGAAATTCGATTTGcttaattttaaagatgcTAATTCACAATGGGAATTCATAAAACCAAAAGGTTTCATACCGCCACCATTATCAAACTTTTCAATGTgtacttttgaaaataaattatatgtATTTGGTGGTGATACATATCAAGTTCTAACCAACGAGACTTTTGTTTATGACCCCGAGCTGAACGAATGGTCAATCTTAGAAACTTTTGGCCAGGAAGATACAAATAAGCCACCTCCAATTCAGGAACATGCTGggattatatataaacacTTAATGTGTGTAGTAGGTGGTAAGgattcaaatgataattatttaaactCAGTTTATTTCCTAAATttgatatcaaaaaaatggtTTAAATTACCAGAGTTTAACGACACTGCAATGCTTGGTAGATCAGGCCATTCTGTATcgttattaaaaaataacaaattattaatattaggTGGTGATAAAAGTGATTGGGTTAAACAAACTGAATCTGGTGAGTTAGAGATATCAAACACTGATAACAACGAAGGCGTGTTTATACATATTCTGGACATAGCAAAATTGAACAAACTATGTCCAGGAATTTACGATCATTCAAATTTAGATATCGAAAATGTATCAAAATCGACTTTAATCAATGAGATTCATAATGAAAGTACATTTcctaatatatttacacCAATTATAAATAGTGAAAAGGAAACTTCAACGGAACAATTTGAAGAGCCAAATAACTCGATTTCACGAACATCTTTACCAAGTTCGACAATAACTCCCTCTACAAATAATACTAATACTGCTACTATTAAGAAACACCAACGTGCATTGTCTGATCTAACGAAAATAACTTCTCCGATTCCTAATTCTCCAGTTCCACAGTTAGCACATGACAGAAAGTTTGGAAGTCCTAATGGAGCTATTGACAGTACTGATATACCGCTGAATAACACAGAAATGCCTAAAGTTGTTATGATATCTAAGcaattcaaagaaaatggTAATTCTTTCAGAGAAAGCCAATATAGTGGTCATTCAATGAGAACTTCTATGCTAAGATTATCTTCAAACATCGAGGAGGAGATTGATTTTGATGCATACATGGAAAGCACAAATCATTCGCAAGATGTTTTGACCTTTCCAGCCATAGGTGATGAAAATCACCCTCCTTCTTCAGATAACAGAAATGCATATTACTCAAATGAACAGTTAACAGAAGAGGTTCTGCAGGAGAATCTAAATCTTAAGGTGAGCCCgaaattaaacaatattGAGTCCTCTAAAGATTTACTTGAAGTAAGGAGTGAAGCTGTATCTCAAAATGATGCAAATATTTCACAATCATCGGAGATAGATGAGACACCAAAGGAAAGGGAATTAAAACAACTGTTAAGATCAAAATTGTTAGATGCcaaagaattaaataaaattattgaattacAGAACAAAAAGTTGCTAGAAGCTTCAAAATTGAAGgcaaaaattaatttactAAAGGTTGAAAACcaaactttaaaatatgaaaatgaCACCCTAAAAAATGCTATTAACTCCGATGTCCAAGACAAAGAATTGTTTACTCATACAAAAGCATACTCTGAACAATTAGAAAATCTAGagaattttatttcaaacaCTAAAGCGTCCCCAATATCTTTACTGGAACCCAGAACATCTATTGTCAAAAGTTCAGACTTCGAGACCCCCAAATTACCAACATCAAgtgttttaaataatcaacCTTCTTCTGccatttcaaaattatctgATAGATTGGATGATATTTTACTAGAAAGTCAAGAGTTGAAGAATCGAACAAGTCTATACAATGAAGACATTAATATCCAATTGACAAACGTAAACGATTTAGAAACTGAATTAGAACTTGTCAGAAAGGAAAGAGactattataaaaatgaacTTTCTCATTTACAAGGCCAACATCATTAA
- the SPO16 gene encoding Spo16p (similar to Saccharomyces cerevisiae SPO16 (YHR153C); ancestral locus Anc_5.95), producing MNIINENFISTESVHLCIVTIDCSKLFENQNNVNTKTFQETLLSELIELVIYLISKNVVPKQSKYKQLISLNFKKLFIPLSLWNDILSIALERVNLSNAYDIFITESTTQNKEKYISKNSRLMNFINSNKTEADLFKDIDYENILKLSLLEAFKENNITEDDEMNQILEEFHNLEEIILFQQEN from the coding sequence ATGAATATCATAAACgaaaattttatatcaaCAGAGAGTGTACATCTGTGTATTGTTACTATTGATTGTTCAAAACTATTCGAAAATCAAAACAATGTAAATACAAAAACTTTTCAAGAAACGTTATTATCTGAGTTGATTGAATTAGTAATTTATCTGATCTCCAAAAATGTTGTTCCAAAGCAATCGAAATATAAACAACTTATTAGTTTGaattttaagaaattattCATACCGCTAAGTCTTTGGAATGACATATTATCAATAGCATTAGAAAGGGTTAACCTTTCTAATGCCTATGATATATTCATAACCGAAAGTACTACtcaaaataaagaaaaatatatttcaaagaattcacgtttgatgaattttattaactCAAATAAAACAGAAGCGGATCTCTTTAAAGATATAgattatgaaaatatattgaagtTATCGTTATTAGAGgcttttaaagaaaataatattactGAAGATGACGAAATGAATCAAATTTTAGAAGAGTTTCATAatttagaagaaataattttatttcaacaaGAAAACTGA
- the TPHA0H01090 gene encoding uncharacterized protein (similar to Saccharomyces cerevisiae YHR159W; ancestral locus Anc_5.87) — translation MKGKQWKIKTVSRQKNEINKVKNKIYLVNSPANKNYRSAIVYDNAYKDDVKDYGQQEQGKLRHLTDNDDSKANNVNIWEFMNEIKNGILGLEIDLNLNYGDTSSTGSENDTDSDKENDNTNILNFTSDFIHSSRTRQVRTATTVTHHGHNRNGNSKALKANGDNATLDNNTDTSARNNGTGKDRDADAMKYLGIKEFNTTRKQEKKD, via the coding sequence ATGAAAGGAAAGCAatggaaaataaaaactGTTAGTAGAcagaaaaatgaaataaataaagtcaaaaataaaatatatttggttAATTCCCCAGCAAATAAGAATTATAGAAGCGCAATAGTTTATGATAATGCTTATAAGGATGACGTAAAGGACTATGGACAACAAGAACAAGGCAAGCTGCGACATTTGACCGATAATGACGATAGTAAAGCCaataatgttaatatttGGGAGTTCATGAacgaaattaaaaatggtatATTGGGATTAGAGATTGATTTGAATCTAAATTATGGAGACACTAGCAGTACTGGCAGTGAAAACGATACTGATAGTGATAAAGAGAATGACAATACtaatatattgaatttcaCCAGTGATTTTATTCATAGTAGCAGAACTAGACAAGTTCGAACCGCTACTACTGTTACACATCATGGTCATAATAGGAATGGAAATAGTAAAGCGTTGAAAGCAAACGGTGATAATGCAACACTGGACAATAATACTGACACTAGCGCAAGAAATAATGGTACAGGAAAAGATAGAGATGCAGATGCTATGAAGTATCTTGGtattaaagaattcaaCACAACTAGGAAGCAGGAGAAGAAAGACTAG
- the TPHA0H01070 gene encoding uncharacterized protein (similar to Saccharomyces cerevisiae RTT107 (YHR154W); ancestral locus Anc_5.94) gives MSRLFEHISFLVVNTQKENTTKNEKLKTLLHDHGCLSCKAVSNIEISSIGVINQKSQFMQFMNNKKIHFIVADSIDFSFYKIATFDYLIPVVTEDWVYKCIEVNKLVKTNSFSPDEKLIFKNYQIFLSLNSFNKTEVLFYSELINALGGTTVDHISTLTTHLITNDPTDQAVIATIASEQKQNISFVYPTWLCQCFKSMTLVNESDHLINIQSSAEDSKNRLQDLWNMVEESQPLRTLNILNQHKFYLGMDLLFEKNLYNYLISYIEWSGGEIVRHINENDFYSKKADCYIGFSTKSREYKVAESLQILTMSIPWLFHTWEMETFVDATSKIFLKPFKKKIFERSQLILAYTNYFGPQRYYIQRLTRLMGGIASTDLSKKNTHLIFGSPHGKKYDFAMRRPNILVTTNHSWLEDCYISGEKLDANVAKYKSNECNELLSASLGQSVNCTYGKSPLSFNLQPSSMVSDSCKEKSPIENKSEENFVNAETYKADDVQNHFLKYSDKFLDSNLEDDKNDKNDKNDKNETVNECLSDPDIEDNMETSIKHDGNFVFISEDVNELSQNNSQLATQVSTQALSPIKKNLNNSDFVDQPPVTSEITSSIALHVSKLNPEEKLEQEKGKSTIEVASGRPGNDSSLNPSRLEVIYTENHISNTKLANGSHLDEEFRKKENPIDNEHKIEVNFDENDNEVNYRLLSGSRAAKAKAAKRLHTDIESLNQFQKNSKKKRTGDLLPEELSLLEKEKALDQEAKSILLKVLPTELGNIISSITSSNPLRSKLVYNIDAICTGCLDYISDLDKKLLYYLGVRIYDEIENDNYNHLNTIIAPKRMRTAKYLKALSFRPLKYALMPDFITLILKEIHSGKIDLNLKVDLTKYYIAGVSPEVLRKTHLHKKIFDRSNMKCINVMNDIQGGTDVISSILHAHGIEKVKTIKNNFTINDLIKNDLSNASSNKNLEKNNEFEYIILTTKSSQVKRFKKLLNDVKSNGLAVNWEWCAKSILDLEVDFKDKKIHLVSK, from the coding sequence ATGTCACGACTGTTTGAacatatttcatttttggtGGTCAACACTCAGAAAGAAAATACTACAAAGAATGAGAAGTTAAAAACTTTGTTACACGATCACGGGTGTCTCAGTTGCAAAGCTGTATCGAATATTGAGATTTCCTCGATTGGAGTTATTAATCAAAAATCTCAATTTATGCAATTTATGAATAACAAAAAGATACATTTCATTGTGGCTGATTCCATCGATTTCTCATTCTATAAAATTGCAacatttgattatttaattcCTGTAGTTACAGAAGACTGGGTTTACAAATGTATTGAAGTAAATAAACTGGTTAAAACGAACAGCTTTTCCCcagatgaaaaattgatatttaaaaattatcaaatattcttatcgttaaattcttttaataaaacgGAGGTTCTGTTTTACTCGGAACTTATCAATGCACTAGGAGGAACCACTGTGGATCATATATCTACTTTAACAACACATCTAATAACGAATGATCCCACTGATCAAGCTGTGATAGCCACAATAGCCTCAGAGCAGAAACAGAATATAAGTTTTGTATATCCTACCTGGCTATGCCAATGTTTCAAAAGTATGACTCTTGTCAATGAAAGTGATCATCTTATAAACATACAATCGTCTGCTGAGGattcaaaaaatagatTACAAGACCTGTGGAATATGGTAGAAGAATCTCAGCCATTAAGGACtctgaatatattaaatcaaCATAAATTTTATCTAGGTATGGATCTATTATTTgagaaaaatttatataattatttgatatcaTATATTGAATGGTCTGGAGGGGAGATAGTAAGGcatattaatgaaaatgatttttattcaaagaaaGCAGATTGTTATATAGGTTTTTCTACCAAATCTCGTGAATATAAAGTAGCAGAGTCACTTCAAATATTGACAATGAGCATTCCTTGGTTATTTCACACATGGGAAATGGAGACTTTTGTTGATGCAACAAGTAAAATTTTCCTAAAaccttttaaaaaaaaaatatttgaaagatCTCAGTTGATTTTAGCATatacaaattattttgGCCCTCAAAGGTATTATATCCAGAGATTAACAAGACTTATGGGTGGTATTGCGTCTACCGAtttatcaaagaaaaacaCACATTTGATATTTGGTTCTCCACATGGGAAAAAGTACGATTTTGCTATGAGACGACCAAATATTCTAGTCACCACTAATCATAGCTGGTTAGAAGATTGTTATATATCTGGTGAAAAACTTGATGCCAATGttgcaaaatataaatctaATGAATGTAACGAGTTGTTATCAGCTTCCTTAGGGCAGTCAGTAAATTGTACATATGGAAAGAGTCCTCTGTCATTTAATCTTCAACCATCATCAATGGTGTCTGATAGTTGCAAAGAGAAAAGTCCAATAGAAAATAAGTCAGAAGAAAATTTCGTAAATGCAGAAACCTATAAGGCAGATGATGTTCAAAACCATTTCCTAAAATACAGTGATAAATTCTTAGATTCGAATTTAGAagatgataaaaatgataaaaatgataaaaatgataaaaatgaaacagTGAACGAATGCCTTTCCGACCCAGACATCGAAGATAATATGGAAACTAGTATAAAACATGATGGGAACtttgtatttatatcaGAAGATGTCAATGAGTTATCTCAAAATAATTCGCAACTGGCGACTCAAGTATCCACGCAAGCATTATCTCCTATAAAAAAGAACTTAAATAACTCAGATTTTGTTGATCAGCCACCAGTAACATCAGAAATTACATCATCCATAGCGCTCCATGTGTCAAAACTCAATCCAGAGGAAAAACTGGAACAGGAAAAGGGAAAAAGTACAATTGAAGTGGCTTCTGGCAGACCTGGAAATGATTCATCTTTGAACCCTTCACGCTTGGAGGTGATATATACTGAAAATCATATATCTAATACTAAATTAGCAAATGGGTCTCATCTGGATGAGGAATTTAGAAAAAAGGAAAATccaattgataatgaacataaaattgaagtaaattttgatgagaatgataatgaagttAATTATAGATTACTAAGTGGTAGCAGAGCTGCTAAAGCTAAAGCTGCTAAAAGATTACATACAGATATAGAATcattaaatcaatttcaaaagaattCGAAGAAAAAGAGAACAGGTGATTTATTACCTGAAGAACTCTCATTACTTGAAAAGGAGAAAGCATTAGATCAGGAAGCAAAATCTATACTACTAAAAGTATTACCAACTGAACTAGGTAATATCATCTCTTCTATCACTTCCAGCAATCCTTTACGGTCAAAGTTAGTGTACAATATCGATGCCATTTGTACAGGTTGCCTAGATTATATATCAGACCTGGACAAAAAATTGTTATATTACTTAGGTGTCAGAATATACGATGaaatagaaaatgataattaCAATCATTTGAATACTATTATTGCTCCAAAGCGAATGAGAACGGCGAAGTATTTAAAGGCTTTATCTTTCCGTCCACTAAAGTATGCTTTAATGCCCGATTTCATCACacttattttaaaagagaTACACTCTGGTAAGattgatttgaatttgaaagttgacttaacaaaatattacatTGCCGGAGTCTCGCCTGAAGTGTTACGAAAAACTCATTtacataaaaaaatattcgaCAGATCTAATATGAAATGTATTAATGTAATGAATGATATTCAAGGTGGCACTGATGTTATATCTTCAATATTGCATGCACATGGAATTGAAAAAGTCAAAAccataaaaaataattttacaattaaCGACTTGATTAAGAATGATCTTTCAAATGCTTCCAGCAATAAAAATctagaaaaaaataacgaatttgaatatatcattttgaCTACAAAATCTTCGCAAGTTAAAAGGtttaagaaattattaaatgacGTAAAATCAAATGGTTTGGCAGTGAACTGGGAGTGGTGTGCAAAGTCTATTTTAGATCTTGAAGTAGActttaaagataaaaagaTACACTTGGTTTCTAAATAA
- the TPHA0H01040 gene encoding Spo12 family protein (similar to Saccharomyces cerevisiae BNS1 (YGR230W) and SPO12 (YHR152W); ancestral locus Anc_5.99) has translation MGAAKFIEKESSSNVATKNTNENSNKNNEIKSILVKKPFSLQKALFDKKHPSHAIKKYNSKSEKQNKNNLRDKFASPTDRLLSPCSKKLNDHKSKLFKVNSVPTKLTFNQKNESDDYDSDLSDS, from the coding sequence atggGTGCAGCAAAGTTCATTGAGAAAGAGTCTTCAAGTAACGTTGCAACTAAGAACACTAATGAGAATTCAAACaagaataatgaaataaaaagcATATTAGTGAAAAAACCTTTCTCGTTGCAAAAAGCTTTATTCGACAAGAAGCATCCATCGCATGCCATTAAGAAATACAACTCAAAATcagaaaaacaaaataaaaataacttaAGAGACAAGTTTGCATCTCCAACAGATAGATTATTATCACCATGCTCAAAGAAATTGAACGATCATAAATCTAAGCTGTTCAAAGTAAATTCAGTTCCAACCAAGTTGACATTCAACCAGAAAAATGAATCTGATGATTATGATTCTGATTTAAGTGACTCATAA